TAGCGGAGCAGGCACATATTAAGATGCCGAGTTTCTTCGGTTATATGGTCAAGTATTCTATCCCGATCCTTATACCGATTTTTGCTCTTATTTGGTATCTGTTTTTCAGGGTTTATTGAAAAGTAATTTTTAAGGGAAAAATGAACCTTTATCAGGACTTAATTGGAATTTCACCTGTGGTTGCAGTATCATTGACTGCGTTAGTTGTTGTTTTAATTGAAGCACTTTTAAGAAAAAGTGAAAATGTGAGCTTTTGGGTAAGCATATTTGGACTTTTGGTTTCAGGATATTTGGCAGTTTATACTTATCCTATGTATTCAACGGCGTTTAACGGTATGATGGCTGTTGGTGGTTATGCGAGTTTTTTTGATTTCGTCTTTGTAATCGGTGCGTTGTTGACGATTTTGCTGTCAAAGGATTACCTCGTCAAAAGAAGGGTCAATTACGGTGAGTTTTATGTGATAGTTTTATTTGCTACATCAGGGATGATGTTCCTTGCATCTGGGCTTGACTTGATAATAACTTTTCTTGGGATTGAGTTGATGTCAATTTCGCTTTATGTTCTTTCTGCATTTATTCGCACAGATCCGAAGTCAAATGAAGCTGGTTTAAAATATCTTTTGCTTGGGGCTTTCGCCACAGGATTTTTGCTATTTGGAATTGCTTTTATCTATGGAAGCACTGCTACGACGAATTTAAAAATCATCTCTGCGAATTTTGGAAATTATCAATCGGATTTTTTGTTTTGGTTTGGCGCTGGGCTTATACTTGTTGGTTTTTCGTTTAAAGTCGCAGCTGTTCCTTTCCATATGTGGGCTCCCGATGCTTATGAAGGTGCTCCAACGCCAGCAAGCGGTTTTATGTCAGCGGTTTCAAAAGCGTCAGCGTTTGCTGCATTTGTTCTCGTTTTTATATTCGGGTTCAATGGAGGAAATGAAGAGATAAGAAAAGCAATTGCGCTTATATCTTCTCTTTCAATGATACTTGGCAATGTTATTGCAATCTCACAGACAAACATAAAAAGAATGCTTGCATATTCAAGTATAGCTCATGCGGGTTATATTTTGATCGGACTTGCATCTGCAAATGAAATGGGGAAGCAGGGGATTCTTTATTATTCTTTGGCTTATGTTTTAATGCAAGTTGGTGCTTTTGGTGTTGCTTCAATTGTTGAAAAAGAAGAAGGCAAAGCACTTGAGATAAAAGATTATATTGGGCTTGGGCATAGGAAACCTTTGCTTGGTGTTTTGATGTCAGTTTTTATGTTTGCTTTGACCGGATTTCCACCTTTTGCTGGTTTCGTTGGAAAGTATTATCTTTTCGCTTCCGCTGTTCAAGCGAGTATGACTTGGCTTGCGGTACTTGGCGTTGTTGCAACTCTTGTCTCAGTTTATTACTATTTGAATGTCGTCGTAAATATGTATCTGAAAGAGCCAAGCCCAGAGGTTGCGGTTAATCCAGGCGATATGAAAATTTCGGTTTTTGGGAAAATAGCAATTTTGGGCTCATCTTTTGGTGTCTTTATAATTGGGATTATGCCGAGTTTAGTGATGAGATTTTTTGAAAAATTGTTTTAATTTAAAAGAAAGAACTTGGTGTGATTTATGCTTTTGATTGCAACATCTGAAGAAATGAAAAAGTGCGATAATTATGCGATAGAGACGCTCGGGATCCCGGGAATTTTGCTTATGGAGAATGCCGCTAATGGAGTCGTTGGTTCAATGTTACTTAAATATGGTGGAGTTGTTGGGAAAAATGTTTTTGTTTTTTGTGGCAGTGGTAACAATGGCGGTGATGGGCTTGCTGTTGCAAGAAGGTTGTTCAGTATGGGTGGAAATATCTATATATTCTTGCTTTCCGAACCGGAAAAATTGCGCGGGGACGCAAAATTTAACTATGAGATGGCGCTTAAAATTCAAAAGGCTAAAAGCAAAGATGATGTTTTTGAAATCGTTCAACTTAAAGATGTCAGCGAGTTAAATTATTATCCGCGACCGAATTTGATAATTGACGCTATTTTCGGAACTGGTTTTAAAGGGCGCGTTCAAGGTTTGTTTTATGATGTGATAAATTGGATAAATCAACAGAAGATTTTCACCATTTCAATTGACATTCCATCCGGCTTGGATGCTGATACTGGAGATGTCGGTGATATAGCAGTCAGAGCCGATGTGACAGCAACTATGGGTTTGATAAAAACGGGACTTGTTTTAAACCTCGGGAAAATTTTGCCCGGGAAGGTTTATATAGTTGATCTAAGCATCCCGAGTTTCGTTTATAAGAAGTTCGGGATTAAGACATTTTATGTTGAGCAAGCTGACATAAAGAAAAGGATGCCGTATAGACCTTTTAATGCTCACAAGTATAGTTGTGGGAAAATTTTTGCGCTTGTCGGTTCCCCAGGCTTGACAGGAGCAGCTACAATGTCAACTCTTTCAGCGATGAAAGTTGGCGCTGGTGCAGTTATCGCTGGTGTTCCGGAAAGTTTAGCTCCGATTCTTGAATCAAAATTAACCGAGGTTATGAAACTACCTCTTCCGGAGACAAATGAGCATACAATCGGATGGAATGCGCTTGACTTAATTGAGGAACATATTGATTGGGCTGATGTTTTGATAATTGGTCCTGGGCTTTCAAAAAATTACGAGACGAAGCAGGTAATTTTAAACATTTTGAAGAGGTTAAATAAAAAGGCGGTCATAGATGCAGATGGCTTGAATGCCCTTGTTGACAATTTGAATATTTTGAAAACGCTTAATGCTGAAATTGTCTTAACACCTCATCATGGTGAGTTTTCCCGTCTAACTGATTTACCATTGGAGAAAATCAGGAGGCATAAAATTGATGTTGCGCGGGATTTCGCTATGGAATATAAAGTTGTCCTTGTTTTAAAGGGGGATACAACGGTTGTTGCAACTCCAAATGGAGAGGTTTATGTCAATCCAACTGGAAACCCGGGGATGGCAACCGCTGGAAGCGGTGATGTCTTAACAGGAATGATAGCTGGATTTATGGCGCAAGGATTAAGTGCAGTTGACGCTTCTATTTGTGGCGTTTATCTTCACGGGCTTGCGGGTGATTTGGCTCGCGATAAAATCGGTGAATTGCCTATGATGGCAATGGATATACTTAACATGATCCCCGATGCTATTTCAAAAGTTATGAAAGAAGAGAAGGGGTGAAAAATTTTTTAAGGTATCAATTCCCAGCTCTGGTCTGGATGGGGTTAATCTTTTTGCTTTCTTCAGTCCCGGGGAGATACTTTCCGGAAAAGCCGTTTGATTTGTTTGATAAATTTGTCCATGCGAGTTTGTTTGGGGTTTTGAATTATTTGCTTTATCGTGGGTTTAAGTTTCAGGAGAAAAGTTTCTTCGTGAAAAGTTTTAGCATAGCGATAGCCTTTTTTATCTGTGTTATCTATGCAATTTTTGATGAACTGCATCAGGAATTTGTCCCAGGGAGAAGTCCGGATGCAACGGATGCTATGGCTGATATAATTGGAGCGGGCTTGACTTCTATTTATCTTTTGTTTTACAACTATAAAAACAAAAAATGTTGAAGCGATGTCTTTGAAAATCATCCTAACGACATTTTTAGCAATTTTTCTCGCTGAGCTTGGAGATAAAACACAACTGGCTGTCTTGACTTTATCCGCTCAGACAAAAAAACCTATATCTGTTTTTCTTGGCGCTATAATTGCCTTCGCTGTTATAACATTGATCGGCGCAATTGCTGGAAATTTGATTACAAGGTTGATTCCGACGCATATTATAGAAAAAATCGCAGCCATCGCTTTTATCATCATCGGAATTTTGATGTTTTTTGAAAAAATATAAAAGTTGAATTTGCCATGTTTGGAAAACTTGGTTTTAAAGTCGGGCATTCAACAAATATCGTCGCTTTAACAGGTTGTACGGTTGTTTTATGTCCGGAGGGAACGCTTGGAAGTTGTTATGTTAGCGGGAATGCTCCCGGGAGCAGGGAGCTTGAGCTTTTATCACCTGATATGACGGTTTCAGAGGTTCATGCGGTTGTGTTAACTGGAGGCAGTGCTTTTGGGCTTGCAAGCGCAGATGGGGTTGTCCGTTATCTTGAAAGCAACGGAATTGGGTATCAAACCCCTTGGGCAAAAATTCCTATTGTCCCTTGCGCAGTTGTTTATGACTTAAATGTGGGAAATCCAAATGTTAGACCCACCGCTGAGGATGGCTACAAAGCGTGTTTAACTGCAAGTAGCGATTTTGAAACTGGTCTCGTTGGTGCTGGAACTGGCACGACAGTCGGAAAATGGGCTGGGTTTGATTACAGGATGAATGGGGGACTTGGTTTTTCAATCGTTCAGGTTGACGATTTAATAGTTTCAGCAATAGCGGTTGTGAATTCCGTTGGAGATGTCGTTGATGAAAATGGGAAGATAATCGCCGGCGCAAGAAAAGATGCTAAATTCCTTGGTGAAGAAGTGAAATTTAGATTCGCAACCCAAAGGAGAATTCAATTTGGGACGAACACCACGCTTGCTTGTGTTATGACAAATGCGAAATTGACGAAGCTTGAAGCATATAAAGTTTCAAAGCGAGCTGATGCCGGGATTTCAAGGGCTATAAGACCAGCGCATACAAGCTATGATGGCGATGTCGTCTTTACGCTTTCAACGGGTCAGATTGAGACCGAGTTTGAAATTGTTGCTGAGCTTTCTGCCTATGTTGTAGCTGAGGCGATAAGGGATGCGGTAAAGAAGTCAAATCAAGAGTTTTAACATCGCTTGAAATTTTTAATTCAGTTTCCGAAATTATTTAAAAGTCAAAAACAAAATTTGAGGTTCAAAATGAAGGAGATGATTTTCTTATCTTTGATTCTTCTCGTCGTGTTTGCCGGGGTTGTGACCTCGGCTGAGAAAAAGGGAAAGTTTAAAGGTGTTGAAGTTACTTGGCTTGGGCATGCAGCTTTCCTTTTGAAGTCGCCAAACGGTAAAGTTATTTTAATTGATCCTTGGCTTGATAATCCGAAAGCGCCTGAATCCGCGAAGGAAATTTCAAA
The Candidatus Thermokryptus mobilis genome window above contains:
- a CDS encoding P1 family peptidase — translated: MFGKLGFKVGHSTNIVALTGCTVVLCPEGTLGSCYVSGNAPGSRELELLSPDMTVSEVHAVVLTGGSAFGLASADGVVRYLESNGIGYQTPWAKIPIVPCAVVYDLNVGNPNVRPTAEDGYKACLTASSDFETGLVGAGTGTTVGKWAGFDYRMNGGLGFSIVQVDDLIVSAIAVVNSVGDVVDENGKIIAGARKDAKFLGEEVKFRFATQRRIQFGTNTTLACVMTNAKLTKLEAYKVSKRADAGISRAIRPAHTSYDGDVVFTLSTGQIETEFEIVAELSAYVVAEAIRDAVKKSNQEF
- a CDS encoding VanZ family protein, yielding MGLIFLLSSVPGRYFPEKPFDLFDKFVHASLFGVLNYLLYRGFKFQEKSFFVKSFSIAIAFFICVIYAIFDELHQEFVPGRSPDATDAMADIIGAGLTSIYLLFYNYKNKKC
- a CDS encoding NAD(P)H-hydrate dehydratase, whose translation is MLLIATSEEMKKCDNYAIETLGIPGILLMENAANGVVGSMLLKYGGVVGKNVFVFCGSGNNGGDGLAVARRLFSMGGNIYIFLLSEPEKLRGDAKFNYEMALKIQKAKSKDDVFEIVQLKDVSELNYYPRPNLIIDAIFGTGFKGRVQGLFYDVINWINQQKIFTISIDIPSGLDADTGDVGDIAVRADVTATMGLIKTGLVLNLGKILPGKVYIVDLSIPSFVYKKFGIKTFYVEQADIKKRMPYRPFNAHKYSCGKIFALVGSPGLTGAATMSTLSAMKVGAGAVIAGVPESLAPILESKLTEVMKLPLPETNEHTIGWNALDLIEEHIDWADVLIIGPGLSKNYETKQVILNILKRLNKKAVIDADGLNALVDNLNILKTLNAEIVLTPHHGEFSRLTDLPLEKIRRHKIDVARDFAMEYKVVLVLKGDTTVVATPNGEVYVNPTGNPGMATAGSGDVLTGMIAGFMAQGLSAVDASICGVYLHGLAGDLARDKIGELPMMAMDILNMIPDAISKVMKEEKG
- a CDS encoding TMEM165/GDT1 family protein, whose protein sequence is MSLKIILTTFLAIFLAELGDKTQLAVLTLSAQTKKPISVFLGAIIAFAVITLIGAIAGNLITRLIPTHIIEKIAAIAFIIIGILMFFEKI
- a CDS encoding NADH-quinone oxidoreductase subunit N, which gives rise to MNLYQDLIGISPVVAVSLTALVVVLIEALLRKSENVSFWVSIFGLLVSGYLAVYTYPMYSTAFNGMMAVGGYASFFDFVFVIGALLTILLSKDYLVKRRVNYGEFYVIVLFATSGMMFLASGLDLIITFLGIELMSISLYVLSAFIRTDPKSNEAGLKYLLLGAFATGFLLFGIAFIYGSTATTNLKIISANFGNYQSDFLFWFGAGLILVGFSFKVAAVPFHMWAPDAYEGAPTPASGFMSAVSKASAFAAFVLVFIFGFNGGNEEIRKAIALISSLSMILGNVIAISQTNIKRMLAYSSIAHAGYILIGLASANEMGKQGILYYSLAYVLMQVGAFGVASIVEKEEGKALEIKDYIGLGHRKPLLGVLMSVFMFALTGFPPFAGFVGKYYLFASAVQASMTWLAVLGVVATLVSVYYYLNVVVNMYLKEPSPEVAVNPGDMKISVFGKIAILGSSFGVFIIGIMPSLVMRFFEKLF